Genomic window ([Eubacterium] hominis):
TTGTCTATAACAGTTCTCTTAAATAAGCTGAATTGCAGTTCCTTTGATTTATTTTCTGAAATGGTAGAAGTAGATAACTGCTCAGCAATCCATTCAATAGCCTGCTGAACTATTTTTTCTTCATTGTCTGAAATTTCAATTAGTATAATTTTCCCATGCTAATCGCTCCTTGTAAAATAATGTGAAATTTAAATTTTAATGAAACACTCTTAATATATATTGCAAATTTAACGTATTTTAACCTCCTTAGGTATAACAATCATAAGAATGATATATGCAATAATGATTTTTGGAAAAACAAAAACCGTTACAGTAAATAGTAATCTTACTATTTTAGCGTCTACATTAAAACACTTTGCTAAACCACCACAAACCCCAAAAAAGATTTTCCCTTTTCTTATTCTATATAGTTTATTCATTAGCCTTTTTCCTTTGTCTATGGTTTAAATTTTTTAATAAGATAGCTGAGATACAACCGCATAAGATCAATATTCCCAAACTACAAATATAATTCTGAATAGTTGTTTCGTAATACCCAGAAATACCAAATATTGCTGTGATATCAGCGTCCACGCTTGCGTCTGCTTCTGCTGTCTTTGGTTCATAGTCTGATTTTTGGATTGCTGGTGCAAGGGTAGGGTTCTGAATGATTACCATATCCCCGTCAGAGTCTACATGGACTTTTACGGTATAGGTTGCCTTGCCCGCTGTTGTCTGTTCTCCCTCTTTTATCTGCTGATCTACTTCGTAGGTAGCAGAAAAAGTGTCCGTTCCCGACTGTTCGATATTCCATACAATCACATCTGTAACTGTGGAACTAGTCGGTATATCGGTTCTAATGGTATCCACATTCAAGTCCTGCAATTCTTTTGTCAGATAAACGCTGATTGCCTGTGTCCTTGCTTTGATAGCTTCTTTGCTGTTGTTCCATGTGTAATAGGACTTCTCAAAGTTCTTCACGAAATTTTCAATCCCGTTGGTATCGTTTAATCGTAACTGTATAGTTTGTCAGCCTTGTGTATTCATGCCTTTTAGAAGTAATGTTTAAATTTAATCCCAACCTACCACATAGCTTTTTAGTAGATATAGCCCCATAGCCAGTTGCATTTGTTTTTTTGCATATTTAAGTATTCAATATTTCAAAACATATTTTATTGTGACAAATGCAAAATTGAATAAATTTTTCCAATAGTTTTTTTAATAGGTCTATCTTTATAGAAATAGTATTCCACATATTTCCATTTATCTGGATTGTATATTAACACTTTACTTGTACAGTCATCTTTCTCCAATGAAAAATTTATAGCTTTCATTTGTTTCATTGGTGTAATTTCATGTTCAATTTCAAGAGCAAACTTTGACAGATTAAAGTCTTTTCCTAAACAACATGTTATTGGAATACCTATATTTATTTTTTGCCAACCGAATGAACTTAAAATATTATCATAGTAACCATCAAAAATGAATTTGTTCATGCCATCATTATTCTGCCATATATATAGTGGAGAATACTCATTACAACTCTTTGAAGAATCTCTTTTTTCAGATATGAGATATGCTTTAAATATTAAATCTTGAAAGCCATCCGTTCTATGTCCATTATCAGCTACTCGCTGTCTAATCACATTCATGTCGTAGTTATCTGGTAGTGAAATCTTATATTGCATAGCAATCATTATTTTTTCCTCCTATCTATCCTGCTTCAAATTTCAATTTAATTATACATATTAGTTCGTTATGTGTATAATAGTTGTAAATGATGATATATATCATTTTAAATAATACTGGAGGTGCTATTATGGAAAGTCTGGAACTTAGAATATTTAGAGAAGTTGCTTATACAAAATCAATATCGAAAACTGCGGAAAATATGGGGTATGTTCAATCTAATATAACTGCACATATCAAAAAACTGGAAGGTGAATTAAACACGACACTATTCATTCGCCATAGCAAAGGCGTAACCCTCACAAAAGATGGAGAAAAATTACTGTATCAAGCAGAAAAGATAATCTCTTTACTCGATAAGACCTTACAATCTTTTCAGAACAATCCTAAAACTTTAAAAATTGGCACAACGCAGACAATAGCTGGTTATTTATTGCCCAAATGTATCATTGAATATCAAAAACAGTTTCCAAATGTGTCATTGTCAGTTTCCACACTAAATCAAGACGACTTAGACCATAGCCTATATAATGGACTATTAGATTGTATAATCACTAACAGTACCCACAATATTACACAAGGTAAGCAGGTTTTGGAATTTCAAGAAAATTTAATGCTGGCAACTCCATGCTCCTGCAATTCCATAAATGATATCTTTGCATATCCAATTATCATAAATAATATCAAGTCCTGCCCCTACAGAGAAGCCCTTTTGGATTGGTGGAACTTACATCAATCGAAATCACCAATGATAATTGAATTAGATACTGTAGAAGCAATTCTTAATACCGTTACTATGGGCGGTGGAATATCATTATTACCAAAATATATTTTAGCAGATAAACAAAATATCAATAGCT
Coding sequences:
- a CDS encoding LysR family transcriptional regulator, whose translation is MESLELRIFREVAYTKSISKTAENMGYVQSNITAHIKKLEGELNTTLFIRHSKGVTLTKDGEKLLYQAEKIISLLDKTLQSFQNNPKTLKIGTTQTIAGYLLPKCIIEYQKQFPNVSLSVSTLNQDDLDHSLYNGLLDCIITNSTHNITQGKQVLEFQENLMLATPCSCNSINDIFAYPIIINNIKSCPYREALLDWWNLHQSKSPMIIELDTVEAILNTVTMGGGISLLPKYILADKQNINSFYIEDLQYTSIHMWIAMNKLTSEYFTLKDILKKQFKIDNN
- a CDS encoding PspC domain-containing protein; translated protein: MNKLYRIRKGKIFFGVCGGLAKCFNVDAKIVRLLFTVTVFVFPKIIIAYIILMIVIPKEVKIR
- a CDS encoding DUF4865 family protein, translated to MIAMQYKISLPDNYDMNVIRQRVADNGHRTDGFQDLIFKAYLISEKRDSSKSCNEYSPLYIWQNNDGMNKFIFDGYYDNILSSFGWQKINIGIPITCCLGKDFNLSKFALEIEHEITPMKQMKAINFSLEKDDCTSKVLIYNPDKWKYVEYYFYKDRPIKKTIGKIYSILHLSQ